One Desulfovibrionales bacterium genomic region harbors:
- a CDS encoding 3-isopropylmalate dehydrogenase has protein sequence MGTRNYNIAIIPGDGTGPEVIAQGIKVLKAAGDLYGITFHFTEFDFGGERYLRTGETLPDTAIEELKGFQAIYLGAIGHPGVKPGILEKGILLKLRFALDQYINLRPVILYPGVDTPLKDKRPEDIDFLVVRENTEGLYAGAGGVLRKGTPDEVAVQESINTRKGVERCIRFAFDSCRRRNKRRKLTLCGKTNVLTFAFDLWERTFHEVAKEYPDIQTDYAHVDAICMWMVKNPEWFDVIVTDNMFGDIITDLGAMIQGGMGIAAGGNINPGGVSMFEPIGGSAPKYTGKNVINPLAAIAAGQMMVDNLGEEKAARAIEIGIKEIVTRLKSLAAGKMGYTTTEVGDLVVSVLPKP, from the coding sequence ATGGGAACCAGAAACTATAACATTGCAATTATTCCGGGGGATGGCACTGGTCCTGAGGTTATTGCCCAGGGGATCAAAGTCCTTAAGGCGGCTGGAGACTTATATGGCATAACGTTCCATTTTACGGAGTTTGATTTCGGTGGAGAGCGTTACCTGCGTACCGGCGAGACCCTACCGGATACGGCTATTGAGGAGTTAAAAGGCTTTCAGGCCATTTACCTGGGCGCTATCGGGCACCCGGGGGTCAAGCCCGGCATCCTGGAAAAGGGTATCTTACTTAAACTCCGTTTTGCCCTTGATCAGTACATAAATCTCCGGCCGGTTATCCTCTATCCGGGGGTGGATACGCCCCTTAAAGATAAAAGACCGGAGGATATTGATTTTCTGGTGGTGCGCGAAAACACGGAAGGGCTTTATGCCGGCGCCGGCGGGGTGCTGAGAAAAGGGACACCGGATGAGGTGGCCGTACAGGAGTCCATAAATACCAGGAAGGGCGTAGAACGCTGCATACGCTTTGCCTTTGACTCTTGCCGGCGTCGCAACAAGCGCCGCAAATTGACCCTGTGCGGTAAGACAAACGTGCTTACTTTTGCCTTCGATCTATGGGAGCGAACCTTCCATGAGGTAGCTAAAGAATATCCGGATATTCAAACGGATTATGCCCATGTAGATGCTATCTGTATGTGGATGGTCAAGAACCCGGAATGGTTTGATGTCATCGTAACTGATAATATGTTTGGGGATATAATTACTGATCTGGGGGCCATGATCCAGGGCGGCATGGGCATTGCCGCAGGCGGGAACATAAATCCCGGCGGTGTATCCATGTTTGAGCCTATCGGCGGCTCAGCGCCCAAATACACCGGGAAGAATGTCATTAATCCATTGGCGGCTATAGCGGCCGGGCAGATGATGGTGGATAATCTGGGCGAAGAGAAGGCGGCGCGGGCTATAGAAATCGGCATTAAGGAGATCGTGACAAGGCTGAAGAGCCTGGCTGCCGGCAAGATGGGTTATACTACTACCGAAGTAGGCGATCTGGTTGTGTCGGTCTTGCCGAAGCCATAA
- a CDS encoding class II fructose-bisphosphate aldolase gives MALPVTDKVLAQRPSYVIGRLGKGSKVCLLNSKDILRVLNDKKAIVMACNTRIKHVIPGIMRAAEELDAVVAFELAKSEGHIDGGYTGQDPETYFATITGYAEERNFTRPFFIHGDHITVKNTSDKEIESARRLIAAELAAGYTSFAVDASFNELPDNIRITAELARPIIDQGIGLEVEVGEIKSAGQEAMLTTMEEAVAFISGLKANGVRPDMLAINNGSKHGNYLEGEKIFIDLERTGQIYEAVKGDGVVIAQHGITGTPLHLVGRFADYGIRKGNVGTQWQNVAHNGLPAGLMEEMRAWARENNKDIKMATKPFKQKIDNIPSENKKMIEDMAYEEARELIKAFRAVGTASMVIEGLS, from the coding sequence ATGGCACTTCCAGTTACGGACAAAGTTTTGGCCCAAAGGCCATCTTATGTGATCGGGAGACTTGGCAAGGGAAGCAAAGTATGCCTGTTAAATTCTAAGGACATCTTAAGGGTACTTAACGATAAAAAGGCTATTGTTATGGCCTGTAACACGCGCATCAAACATGTCATCCCCGGGATTATGCGGGCGGCCGAAGAGTTGGACGCTGTGGTGGCTTTTGAGCTGGCCAAGAGCGAGGGCCATATAGATGGCGGCTATACCGGTCAGGACCCTGAGACCTATTTTGCTACGATTACCGGCTATGCAGAAGAAAGAAATTTTACCCGGCCTTTTTTCATTCATGGCGACCATATCACCGTCAAAAATACCTCGGATAAAGAGATCGAATCGGCTCGCCGGCTCATTGCAGCAGAACTGGCCGCCGGATACACCTCATTTGCTGTAGATGCCTCTTTTAATGAATTGCCGGATAACATCCGTATTACTGCCGAACTGGCCCGGCCCATTATTGACCAGGGTATCGGTCTTGAGGTGGAGGTGGGGGAGATAAAGTCTGCCGGCCAGGAGGCCATGTTGACCACGATGGAAGAGGCCGTAGCCTTTATTTCCGGCCTTAAGGCCAATGGTGTGCGCCCGGATATGCTGGCTATTAACAATGGCTCCAAGCATGGTAATTATCTGGAAGGAGAGAAGATATTTATCGATCTGGAGCGCACCGGTCAGATCTACGAGGCCGTTAAAGGGGATGGGGTAGTAATTGCTCAGCATGGGATTACCGGCACCCCACTGCATCTGGTGGGCCGCTTTGCCGATTATGGTATTCGCAAGGGCAACGTGGGCACCCAGTGGCAGAATGTTGCCCATAACGGACTGCCAGCCGGTCTAATGGAGGAAATGAGGGCCTGGGCCAGAGAGAATAACAAAGATATAAAGATGGCCACCAAGCCATTTAAACAGAAGATAGATAATATACCGTCCGAAAATAAGAAGATGATCGAAGATATGGCTTACGAAGAGGCCAGGGAACTGATAAAGGCATTCAGGGCGGTAGGCACGGCCTCCATGGTCATAGAAGGGCTTTCATAG
- a CDS encoding aspartate-semialdehyde dehydrogenase codes for MGKKAKYNVAVAGATGAVGQCMIKVLEERKFPVDEVRLLASERSVGKELTFQGHKVPVARLTRDSFKGIDIALFSAGAARSLEFAPAAAASGAVVVDNSSAFRMDPDVPLVVPEVNPADVGLYTKKGIIANPNCSTIQMVVALKPIHDVAGIKRIVVSTYQAVSGTGQKAIAELEEQVRAYVAGKEMPRSVYPHQIAFNCLPHIDSFLPNGYTKEEMKMVNETRKIIGDDSIRVTATTVRVPVFWGHSESVNIETEKNITADDLKELLKKTPGVVVVDDPAQNLYPLAIYAAGRDETFVGRIREDESIANGINMWVVADNIRKGAATNAVQIAEILIEKYL; via the coding sequence ATGGGCAAAAAGGCTAAATACAACGTAGCGGTGGCCGGGGCCACCGGGGCGGTTGGTCAGTGCATGATTAAGGTGCTGGAGGAGAGAAAATTCCCGGTGGATGAAGTCCGTCTCCTGGCCTCGGAACGATCTGTAGGTAAGGAGTTGACCTTTCAGGGACATAAGGTGCCGGTGGCCCGGTTAACCAGAGATTCCTTTAAAGGGATAGATATTGCCCTCTTTTCCGCAGGGGCGGCACGGAGTTTAGAATTTGCCCCGGCGGCTGCGGCATCCGGGGCGGTAGTAGTGGATAACTCAAGCGCCTTTCGTATGGACCCGGATGTTCCCTTGGTGGTACCGGAAGTCAATCCCGCTGATGTTGGTCTGTACACGAAAAAAGGCATTATTGCCAATCCAAATTGTTCGACCATCCAGATGGTGGTGGCCCTTAAGCCAATCCATGATGTAGCCGGGATTAAACGTATCGTAGTGTCAACCTACCAGGCGGTATCCGGGACCGGGCAGAAGGCTATTGCGGAGCTGGAAGAACAGGTGCGCGCTTATGTAGCCGGAAAGGAAATGCCCCGGTCGGTATATCCGCATCAGATCGCCTTTAACTGTCTTCCGCATATCGACTCTTTCCTGCCCAATGGCTATACCAAAGAAGAAATGAAGATGGTCAACGAGACCAGAAAGATCATAGGTGATGATTCCATCCGGGTGACGGCCACCACAGTCCGCGTGCCTGTCTTTTGGGGACATTCAGAGTCTGTAAATATCGAGACGGAAAAAAATATCACGGCGGACGACCTCAAAGAGCTTCTGAAAAAAACTCCTGGTGTAGTAGTGGTTGACGATCCTGCCCAAAATCTGTATCCTTTAGCTATATATGCTGCCGGGCGTGATGAGACCTTTGTAGGCCGGATTCGCGAGGACGAGTCGATTGCCAATGGAATTAATATGTGGGTTGTCGCTGATAACATCCGTAAGGGGGCAGCTACAAATGCAGTGCAGATAGCGGAGATATTGATTGAAAAATATTTGTAG
- a CDS encoding TIGR03960 family B12-binding radical SAM protein — MSYPFLTQVRKPGRYLGTEINAVRKDWQKAKVRLALIFPDLYEIGMSHLGLSILYHIVNNHADFLAERAFAPDLDLEELLRREDYPLLSLESQRPLREFDILGFTLPYELCYTNVLTVLDTAGIPFYARERDENYPLVIAGGSCAVNPEPVADFFDAILIGDGEEAVIEIADAYSRWKEGADGKDKLLELLARIEGVYIPSYFKMSYGPEGNICAIESLRAGCAKVSRRIVSDLDQARYPVRPVIPHTKPVHDRISLEISRGCARGCRFCQAGITYRPVRERHPKTILRIAEETLAATGHEELSLLSLSTGDYVNLEALIKALMNRYSSEQVAISLPSLRVGTLTPEIMAEIKRVRKTGFTLAPESGTARLRAVINKDISEEDLLATAKEAFEAGWNLLKLYFMIGLPTETYEDLDGIADLAKRVLACGRHTGRRCQVNVGISTFVPKAHTPFQWEPQISIEESWQRLDYIKNALQNRRIQVKWHDPRQGLLEGVFSRGDRWLAALIERAYRLGCRLDGWGDQFRFSLWQQAVAETGLELESYIRKRDTNEILPWEHIDSLVDKEFLIKEKEKAVHGETTADCRKDGCVLCGVCDGKGRVLRLAEPFQDSFTPSKRLESTETTRIRIYYGKLEQARFLSHLEITRIFSRALKRAGINLAHSKGFHPMPKMSFSSALPVGTESVAEYADVTTGGPIRPDDLASRLQKEMPEGLIIYGAGKALTIATAETSYYRIRSDNAVFTTGPIQRFLSAESFPIEQKRKDSRRRVDIKPLVKTLQYIDARTIALSLATHQKFGAKPAEIVGSIFNLSEEELKNLHILKLPDNPVAEGNSLCLQNSL, encoded by the coding sequence TTGTCCTACCCCTTCCTGACACAGGTGAGAAAACCCGGCCGTTACCTGGGCACTGAGATAAATGCCGTCCGCAAAGACTGGCAGAAGGCCAAGGTGCGCCTGGCCCTTATCTTTCCGGATCTGTATGAAATAGGCATGTCCCACCTGGGATTATCCATCCTTTATCACATCGTAAACAACCATGCGGACTTCCTGGCCGAACGGGCCTTTGCCCCGGACCTTGATCTGGAGGAATTGCTCCGCCGCGAGGATTATCCGTTACTTTCTCTTGAATCACAAAGGCCGCTCCGGGAATTCGACATCTTAGGGTTCACGCTGCCCTATGAGCTTTGTTATACGAATGTGCTTACCGTATTAGACACAGCCGGCATCCCCTTCTATGCCCGGGAAAGAGATGAAAATTATCCACTGGTCATCGCTGGCGGGTCATGCGCGGTAAATCCAGAACCGGTGGCCGATTTCTTTGATGCCATCCTGATCGGTGATGGTGAGGAGGCCGTAATTGAAATAGCCGATGCCTATTCCCGCTGGAAAGAAGGCGCAGATGGCAAAGATAAGCTTTTAGAATTATTGGCCCGGATTGAAGGCGTCTATATACCGTCTTATTTCAAGATGTCCTATGGCCCGGAAGGAAATATCTGTGCTATCGAATCACTCAGGGCGGGCTGTGCAAAAGTGTCACGCCGGATAGTGAGCGATCTCGACCAGGCCCGGTATCCTGTGAGACCCGTGATCCCGCATACAAAACCGGTCCATGACCGTATCAGCCTGGAGATATCACGCGGCTGTGCGCGCGGCTGCCGTTTCTGCCAGGCGGGCATTACCTACCGCCCTGTCCGCGAAAGGCATCCTAAGACTATTCTCCGGATCGCCGAAGAGACCCTGGCTGCCACCGGCCATGAGGAGCTTTCCCTTCTCTCGCTCAGCACGGGAGATTATGTAAATCTAGAGGCGCTTATAAAGGCCCTTATGAATCGCTATTCCAGTGAACAGGTGGCTATATCTCTTCCCTCCCTGCGCGTGGGAACCCTGACCCCTGAGATCATGGCCGAGATAAAGCGGGTTCGTAAAACAGGCTTTACACTTGCCCCGGAGTCCGGCACCGCTAGGCTTAGGGCCGTCATTAATAAGGATATCTCGGAAGAAGACCTTCTGGCCACGGCTAAGGAGGCGTTTGAGGCCGGGTGGAACCTTTTGAAACTCTATTTCATGATCGGGCTACCAACCGAGACTTATGAAGACCTGGATGGCATAGCTGACCTAGCCAAACGGGTGTTGGCCTGCGGTCGCCATACCGGCAGGCGCTGCCAGGTCAACGTGGGCATCTCTACCTTTGTCCCCAAGGCACATACCCCGTTCCAATGGGAGCCGCAGATAAGTATCGAAGAGAGCTGGCAGCGGCTGGATTATATCAAAAACGCCCTGCAAAACCGGAGGATTCAGGTCAAATGGCATGACCCGCGGCAAGGTTTGCTGGAGGGCGTCTTCTCCAGGGGTGACCGCTGGTTGGCAGCCCTTATAGAACGCGCATACCGGCTTGGTTGCCGGCTCGATGGCTGGGGAGATCAATTCCGGTTTTCTCTCTGGCAACAGGCCGTAGCCGAAACCGGCCTGGAACTGGAATCTTATATAAGAAAACGGGACACTAACGAAATATTGCCCTGGGAACATATAGACTCTCTCGTAGATAAGGAATTCCTGATAAAAGAAAAAGAGAAGGCTGTCCATGGTGAAACAACAGCGGATTGCCGGAAGGATGGGTGCGTCCTTTGCGGAGTCTGCGACGGGAAAGGGAGAGTTCTCCGGCTTGCAGAGCCGTTTCAGGATAGTTTCACCCCGTCAAAACGCCTGGAATCCACAGAGACAACGCGCATAAGGATTTACTACGGCAAACTGGAACAGGCGCGGTTCCTTAGCCATCTGGAAATAACGCGCATTTTCAGCCGGGCGCTGAAGAGGGCCGGCATTAATCTGGCCCATTCTAAGGGATTTCATCCTATGCCGAAGATGTCTTTTAGCTCTGCCCTGCCGGTTGGGACGGAGAGTGTGGCTGAATACGCAGACGTAACGACGGGGGGACCGATTAGACCGGATGATCTGGCTTCCCGTCTGCAAAAAGAGATGCCGGAGGGTCTTATTATCTACGGCGCGGGAAAAGCGCTTACAATTGCCACTGCCGAAACAAGCTATTACCGGATACGGTCAGATAATGCCGTTTTTACGACCGGTCCGATACAGCGCTTCCTCTCAGCGGAAAGCTTCCCGATAGAACAGAAAAGAAAGGATAGCAGACGGCGGGTGGATATAAAACCGCTGGTGAAGACCCTGCAGTATATCGATGCCCGGACTATCGCCCTATCCCTGGCGACCCATCAAAAATTCGGGGCTAAGCCGGCAGAAATAGTGGGGTCTATCTTCAATCTTTCCGAAGAAGAACTAAAGAATCTTCATATACTGAAATTGCCGGATAATCCCGTAGCGGAAGGAAATTCTTTATGCCTGCAGAACTCATTATAA
- a CDS encoding 3-isopropylmalate dehydratase small subunit produces the protein MKLTGKVWKFGDNIDTDVIIPARHLTTFDPRELARHCMEDKDPSFAQKVKPGDIIVAGRNFGCGSSREHAPIALKGCGLSCVVARSFARIFFRNAFNMGLLIFECPEVADAVEEGDTMEIDVASGKIFIAGKGLSFAAQPVPPFMQELLRDGGLIPHIMKKVKRA, from the coding sequence ATGAAACTAACAGGCAAGGTCTGGAAATTCGGCGATAATATTGACACCGATGTGATTATACCGGCCAGGCATCTGACTACGTTTGACCCCAGAGAATTGGCCAGGCATTGTATGGAAGACAAAGATCCATCATTTGCACAGAAAGTAAAGCCTGGGGATATTATAGTGGCTGGCAGAAACTTTGGCTGCGGGTCTTCGCGGGAGCACGCCCCCATTGCCCTTAAAGGTTGCGGCCTGAGCTGTGTGGTAGCCAGGAGCTTTGCCCGCATCTTTTTCCGGAACGCATTCAATATGGGGCTTCTAATTTTTGAATGTCCGGAAGTGGCTGACGCCGTAGAGGAAGGCGATACCATGGAGATAGATGTGGCTTCGGGTAAAATCTTTATCGCGGGGAAGGGGCTTTCATTTGCGGCCCAGCCGGTTCCTCCCTTTATGCAGGAATTGCTGAGAGATGGCGGCCTCATTCCGCATATTATGAAGAAGGTGAAAAGGGCTTAA
- the coaD gene encoding pantetheine-phosphate adenylyltransferase produces MGKHRIVGEVVAIYPGTFDPITNGHIDVVNRALNMFDRVIIAVAVNPTKKPLFTIEERVEIIRETINENPRIEIDTFTGLLVDYVANCQANVIVRGLRAVSDFDYEFQMALMNRRLNRNIETVFLMTGFRWIFISSTMIREVASLGGSVEGLVPDVACRRLKEKFKIS; encoded by the coding sequence GTGGGTAAGCATAGAATCGTGGGAGAGGTCGTTGCCATCTATCCCGGGACGTTTGATCCTATAACTAACGGTCACATCGATGTAGTCAACCGGGCGCTCAATATGTTTGACCGGGTTATTATTGCCGTAGCCGTAAACCCGACTAAAAAGCCCCTCTTTACAATTGAAGAACGTGTGGAGATAATCCGGGAGACTATTAATGAAAATCCACGGATAGAGATCGATACCTTTACCGGTCTCCTCGTAGATTATGTAGCCAACTGTCAGGCCAATGTTATTGTGCGCGGGCTGCGGGCTGTCTCGGATTTCGATTATGAATTTCAGATGGCCCTGATGAATCGCCGGCTCAACCGTAATATTGAAACTGTCTTTCTCATGACCGGGTTCCGCTGGATTTTTATCAGCTCTACCATGATCAGGGAAGTAGCAAGCTTGGGGGGATCAGTAGAAGGGTTGGTCCCGGATGTGGCTTGCCGCCGATTGAAAGAAAAATTTAAGATATCCTAA
- the rsmD gene encoding 16S rRNA (guanine(966)-N(2))-methyltransferase RsmD produces the protein MRIIAGTAKGRNLAPIKGKGIRPTSDKIRQAIFNILNLDWDGARVLDLFAGTGALGIEALSRGASEAVFIDHHPYAIETIKKNLLLCGFSEKGRVFQKNPLHGLGFLEKPGLLFDVIFMDPPYGQGMARKTLELLARDNLMKPDGVVVVECDKAEVLSSPAGFQIQGEKRAYGRTTVYFFEKEGREEAGG, from the coding sequence TTGCGTATTATTGCCGGTACGGCTAAAGGACGGAACTTGGCGCCGATAAAAGGAAAAGGGATCCGGCCTACCAGCGACAAGATTCGGCAGGCTATTTTTAATATCCTGAACCTGGACTGGGATGGAGCCCGGGTGCTGGACCTCTTTGCCGGTACGGGCGCCCTGGGGATTGAAGCCTTAAGCCGCGGGGCGTCAGAGGCAGTTTTTATTGACCACCATCCCTATGCCATTGAGACCATCAAAAAGAATCTCTTGCTTTGCGGTTTTTCCGAAAAAGGACGAGTCTTCCAGAAAAATCCGCTACATGGCCTGGGATTTCTGGAAAAGCCCGGACTCCTTTTTGACGTAATATTTATGGACCCTCCTTACGGCCAGGGCATGGCCCGGAAGACGCTGGAGTTGCTGGCCCGGGATAATTTAATGAAACCGGATGGAGTAGTGGTGGTGGAATGCGATAAGGCAGAGGTTTTATCTTCCCCTGCCGGTTTTCAGATACAGGGTGAAAAGAGAGCTTATGGCCGAACCACGGTCTATTTTTTTGAGAAAGAAGGACGGGAGGAAGCAGGTGGGTAA
- a CDS encoding cytochrome c3 family protein, translating into MELKRHDVKILRIIIIYIATLIVVIPNLSHAKVTGVCYNCHTMHNSQGGAAMAQEYSSGSGGLTGDTTPNPCLLSYDCVGCHFSSTANTIVSVGSSNIPIVLNSTTPTSPLAGGNFYWLVNTGDKYGHNVYGIKTQEGSPMDAPPGFTAGAGTPSGYGTGPASWATQLNCAGVYGCHGDRTQGATAATVVEAMKGGHHTDDSTIDASTVGKSYRFLRGITGVELNATGYKWEQTADSTHHNGYKGGATPGTTTDGISYLCGSCHGNFHGHANLGGSTQVGSSSPWFRHPTDFAFSGVSGGYAGSEYASYNSGTNAYSTTAPIALSTPSTSTSTVDSTSMVICLSCHRAHGSPNYKMIRWDYKSTTLSTALSGCNVCHTSKN; encoded by the coding sequence ATGGAACTCAAGCGGCATGATGTAAAAATACTACGAATAATCATTATATATATTGCGACATTGATCGTAGTAATCCCAAATTTATCCCACGCCAAGGTCACCGGCGTCTGTTACAACTGTCATACCATGCACAACAGCCAGGGCGGCGCGGCCATGGCCCAGGAATATTCTTCCGGGAGCGGCGGGTTGACAGGGGATACCACACCCAATCCGTGTCTGCTGTCCTATGACTGCGTTGGTTGTCATTTTTCCAGTACGGCCAATACCATTGTAAGCGTAGGTTCAAGCAATATCCCCATAGTCTTAAATAGTACGACTCCTACCTCCCCCCTGGCGGGTGGTAATTTTTACTGGCTGGTGAATACGGGCGATAAATATGGTCACAATGTGTATGGAATTAAGACTCAGGAAGGCTCGCCGATGGATGCCCCGCCGGGTTTCACGGCCGGCGCCGGCACGCCCAGTGGCTACGGAACCGGGCCGGCCTCATGGGCCACCCAACTTAACTGCGCCGGTGTGTATGGCTGTCATGGCGATCGCACCCAAGGTGCAACGGCTGCCACCGTCGTAGAGGCTATGAAGGGGGGCCATCATACCGATGACAGCACCATAGATGCTTCAACTGTGGGTAAAAGCTACCGGTTTCTAAGGGGCATAACAGGTGTAGAGTTAAATGCTACTGGTTATAAATGGGAACAGACGGCCGATTCCACCCATCACAATGGATACAAAGGCGGGGCCACACCCGGAACCACGACGGACGGCATCAGTTACTTATGCGGCAGTTGCCACGGCAACTTTCACGGGCACGCCAATCTCGGAGGTTCCACACAGGTTGGTTCTTCTTCGCCGTGGTTCAGACACCCTACGGATTTTGCATTTAGTGGGGTAAGCGGTGGCTATGCCGGTTCAGAATACGCCAGCTATAACAGTGGAACAAATGCTTACTCAACTACCGCTCCAATAGCTTTATCCACGCCATCGACATCGACTTCGACCGTTGACAGCACAAGCATGGTTATATGCCTTTCCTGCCACCGTGCCCATGGATCGCCGAATTACAAGATGATCCGCTGGGACTATAAGAGCACCACCCTTTCTACGGCCCTGAGCGGCTGTAATGTCTGTCATACCTCAAAAAACTAA
- a CDS encoding Rne/Rng family ribonuclease yields the protein MPAELIINASPYETRVALLEGGLVVEFYVERSLEKSIIGNIYKGRVTRVLPGMQAAFVDIGLERTAFIHAADIYNQVTEYEMMMLSRDTESETAGELPEKDTEYHPPASLNIEDLLHEGQDIIVQASKEPLGTKGARLTSYVTLAGRNLVLMPMTEHVGVSRRIEDEEERKRLKDIIEAVNPAGVGFIARTASEGVDVAKLQVEMDFLIRMWGNLQKKTASAPVPSLIYEDLDITLRAARDLFAKEVDRLIIDSPEEHQRVLTFMETFASHLKPSIELYTNITPIFDAYGIEVEMARALEKKVWLKSGGYIVIEMTEALTAIDINTGRFVGKRNLEETILKTNLEAVKEVAYQLRLRNIGGLIIIDFIDMKREKHREEVFNALREALRKDKSKTTILKMSELGLIEMTRKRTRESLGRLLCEPCFYCDGEGFLKSRRTICYEIFRKIERESADVIAPGVTISVHPDISEMFLNEEARQIELLERKIKKQITIQSHSDLHLEQYKISYN from the coding sequence ATGCCTGCAGAACTCATTATAAATGCCTCACCTTATGAGACCCGCGTTGCCCTGTTGGAAGGCGGCCTAGTTGTCGAGTTCTATGTGGAACGCAGCCTGGAAAAAAGTATTATCGGTAACATATATAAAGGCCGGGTTACCCGGGTCTTGCCGGGGATGCAGGCTGCCTTTGTGGATATAGGGCTGGAGCGGACAGCCTTTATCCATGCAGCTGATATCTATAATCAAGTAACCGAGTATGAGATGATGATGCTTTCTCGAGATACAGAGAGTGAGACAGCGGGAGAATTGCCGGAAAAAGATACAGAATATCACCCGCCGGCCTCGTTGAACATCGAAGACCTTTTACACGAAGGTCAAGATATAATAGTCCAGGCATCCAAAGAGCCTTTAGGGACCAAGGGGGCCCGGCTGACTTCCTATGTTACCCTGGCCGGCCGTAATTTAGTGCTCATGCCCATGACCGAGCATGTCGGCGTATCCCGTCGTATCGAAGACGAGGAGGAGCGAAAACGCCTCAAAGACATCATTGAGGCCGTTAATCCGGCCGGCGTCGGTTTTATAGCCCGAACAGCCAGCGAGGGTGTGGATGTCGCCAAACTGCAGGTCGAGATGGATTTTCTAATTAGAATGTGGGGTAATCTTCAGAAAAAGACCGCTTCCGCACCGGTTCCCTCGCTCATATACGAAGATCTGGATATTACGCTGAGGGCCGCACGTGATCTCTTCGCAAAGGAAGTAGATCGCTTGATTATTGATTCACCGGAAGAGCACCAGAGAGTGCTTACTTTCATGGAAACATTCGCTTCCCATCTGAAACCCTCTATAGAGCTTTATACAAACATCACGCCCATCTTCGATGCCTATGGTATTGAAGTAGAAATGGCCCGGGCACTGGAAAAAAAGGTCTGGCTGAAATCCGGCGGTTATATAGTAATCGAAATGACGGAGGCCCTGACGGCTATCGACATTAACACCGGACGTTTTGTGGGAAAAAGAAACCTGGAAGAAACCATCCTCAAAACCAATCTGGAGGCAGTAAAAGAGGTTGCCTATCAGCTGCGACTGCGTAATATAGGAGGCTTAATCATCATCGATTTTATTGATATGAAAAGGGAAAAGCATCGTGAAGAGGTCTTTAATGCCCTGCGTGAAGCCCTCCGCAAAGACAAAAGCAAGACCACTATATTGAAAATGTCCGAGTTAGGATTGATTGAAATGACCCGCAAAAGGACACGGGAAAGTCTGGGACGGCTTCTTTGCGAACCTTGCTTCTACTGTGACGGCGAGGGATTCCTAAAATCAAGACGAACTATCTGTTATGAGATATTCAGAAAGATTGAAAGAGAATCTGCCGATGTAATAGCCCCGGGTGTCACTATCTCCGTTCATCCGGATATAAGTGAGATGTTTCTAAACGAAGAGGCGAGACAGATCGAACTTCTTGAGCGGAAAATAAAGAAACAAATTACTATTCAGTCCCACTCAGACCTGCATCTGGAGCAATACAAGATATCCTATAATTGA